The Buteo buteo chromosome 23, bButBut1.hap1.1, whole genome shotgun sequence genome includes a window with the following:
- the NDUFA8 gene encoding NADH dehydrogenase [ubiquinone] 1 alpha subcomplex subunit 8: MPGSLQVPSLEELDVQEVAVSSAVLKAAAHHYGAQCDRPNKEFMLCRWEEKDPRKCLQEGRQVNQCALDFFRKIKTHCAEPFTEYWTCIDYTNLQELRRCRKQQAVFDNCVLEKLGWVRPDLGMLSKVTKVKTDRPMPENAYHSRPRPEPNPPIEGELKPSPFGSRLFFWSW; this comes from the exons ATGCCCGGCTCCCTGCAGGTGCCCTCCCTGGAGGAGCTCGATGTGCAGGAG GTGGCGGTCAGCTCGGCCGTGCTGAAGGCCGCGGCCCACCACTACGGCGCGCAGTGCGACCGCCCCAACAAGGAGTTCATGCTGTGCCgctgggaggagaaggaccCGCGGAAGTGCCTGCAGGAGGGCCGGCAGGTCAACCAGTGCGCCCTCGACTTCTTCAG GAAGATTAAGACGCACTGTGCAGAGCCATTTACTGAGTACTGGACCTGCATTGACTATACCAACTTGCAGGAGCTCCGTCGATGCCGAAAGCAGCAGGCAGTATTTGATAACTGTGTGCTGGAGAAGTTGGGTTGGGTGAGACCTGATCTGGGAATGCTCTCTAAG gttaCAAAAGTGAAGACAGACCGTCCTATGCCTGAGAATGCCTATCACTCTAGACCTAGACCAGAGCCAAATCCACCCATTGAAGGAGAGCTGAAGCCTTCACCATTTGGCAGTAGGCTCTTTTTCTGGTCCTGGTAA